TTTCCCTGTTGGCGTAATCTGGCAAGGTAAAACAAACCTCGGTGGTAGTGCCACCAGCGAGAGGCACAAATGCTGAATCGTAGTTATACAATCCCATCGGAGGGTTTGGTATTGTCTCTCCTTGGGCAGCCACGGTCTTTGTGCTAAGCAGTGATAACACCAGCACTATGCCCGGAAGAGTAAGAATGCGTATCATTTTATTCATCTGAATGTTCCTCGTATAAAAACAATGTGATGAACCGTGGGACAACCTTATAGGTAAATGACTCTTTTTACAATAGGTTAGAGATACTATGGGCAAGGTGGTGGTAAAAAGTCCGCGCTTGACAAAATTGTATAATTGTATATAATAATTCAGCATACAATAATACAATTATACAAAGATACAATATTCAGAGGAGGCGTTATGCAGATACGAATTGACCTGCTCTCCAAAATTCCAATTTACGTGCAAATCATCGATCAGATCAAACACATGATCGCAACCGGAACCTTGAAACCCGGCGACCAGCTCCCCACAGTGCGGCAATTGGCAGCCGATTTACGAGTCAACTTTAATACCATTGCAAGAGCCTATCGTATGTTAGATGAAGAAGGTCTGATCTCTACCCAGCACGGGCGCGGCACGTTCATTCTCGCACCATCAAGCGAAGCCAATGGCGAAGCCCTGCGCCGACAAGATATCGAATGGCTGACGCGGCGTTTCCTCAATGAAGCTGCAAGCCTCGATTATTCAGCCGAGCAAGTTCGCGAAATTTTCGAAGAGAATATTCATCTCTGGCAGGAGGCCGGATCGCCGCCGCCAGAGCATAATGAAGAAGCATGAGGTGAATGATGAAGAACCCAACCTATCGTAGAATGAAAAAAAATGACAAGCCGAATCGCCTCAATGGCGTTGCTGGAATATTATTCGGCATTGCCATCGCCATTGCTGCCATCGGAACCGTACTTCTGGCTTTGAATCGAGCCAATATCTGGCTGACTGTCACTTTCCCGATAGTGATGACCCTGGTCAGTTTATTGCTGATGTACGCGCTTAAAATCGCCAGTCAGTGGGAAAAAGCCGTTGTGCTGCGTTTCGGCAGGTTCCGCGGCCTGATGGGCCCGGGCCTGTTTTGGATTCTCCCCGTGGTGGATACCATCGCCCAATGGATTGATCACCGCGTGATGGTTACAC
This genomic window from Chloroflexota bacterium contains:
- a CDS encoding GntR family transcriptional regulator yields the protein MQIRIDLLSKIPIYVQIIDQIKHMIATGTLKPGDQLPTVRQLAADLRVNFNTIARAYRMLDEEGLISTQHGRGTFILAPSSEANGEALRRQDIEWLTRRFLNEAASLDYSAEQVREIFEENIHLWQEAGSPPPEHNEEA